In Arthrobacter sp. SLBN-112, a genomic segment contains:
- the purB gene encoding adenylosuccinate lyase: MPETAATADTRTPSGRLALAASPEKIALGPLDGRYQPAVAPLVDYLSEAALNRDRVAVEVEWLIHLTSNNVLPGAGPLSTEQQDQLRAIVTEFDAASVAELAEIEAVTVHDVKAVEYYIGRRLPAVGIENLTAMVHFGCTSEDINNLSYALGVKGAVEDVWLPAARKLVAEISTMAEENRAVPMLSRTHGQPATPTTLGKELAVIAHRLTRQLDRIAKTEYLGKINGATGTYAAHVASVPGADWQQVSKSFVEGLGLTWNPLTTQIESHDWQAELYADVARFNRILHNVCTDIWSYISIGYFAQIPVAGATGSSTMPHKVNPIRFENAEANLEISSGLLDVLGSTLVTSRWQRDLTDSSSQRNIGVAFGHSLLAISNVAKGLERLDVAEDVLAGDLDTNWEVLGEAIQMVMRAEAIAGVEGMENPYERLKDLTRGHRVDAARMQEFVQGLGLSPEAEARLLALTPGKYTGIADQLVDHLK, encoded by the coding sequence ATGCCTGAAACTGCCGCCACAGCTGACACCCGTACGCCCTCAGGACGCCTGGCCCTCGCCGCGTCGCCGGAAAAAATCGCGCTCGGACCCCTCGACGGCCGCTACCAGCCCGCCGTCGCGCCCCTGGTCGATTACCTGTCCGAGGCGGCACTGAACCGGGACCGTGTGGCCGTTGAAGTGGAATGGCTCATCCACCTGACCAGCAACAACGTCCTTCCCGGCGCCGGCCCGCTGAGCACCGAACAGCAGGACCAGCTCCGGGCGATTGTCACTGAATTCGATGCTGCCTCCGTGGCGGAGCTCGCCGAAATAGAGGCCGTCACGGTCCACGACGTGAAGGCTGTGGAGTACTACATCGGGCGCCGCCTGCCCGCCGTCGGCATCGAAAACCTGACCGCCATGGTCCACTTCGGCTGCACCTCCGAGGACATCAACAACCTGTCCTACGCCCTCGGCGTCAAAGGTGCTGTGGAGGACGTGTGGCTGCCCGCCGCCCGCAAGCTCGTGGCGGAGATCAGCACGATGGCCGAGGAGAACCGCGCGGTGCCCATGCTGTCACGCACGCACGGCCAGCCTGCCACTCCCACCACCCTGGGCAAGGAACTGGCGGTCATCGCCCACCGCCTGACCCGCCAGCTGGACCGGATCGCCAAGACCGAATACCTGGGCAAGATCAACGGCGCCACCGGCACGTACGCCGCCCACGTGGCCTCCGTTCCGGGTGCTGACTGGCAGCAGGTCTCCAAGTCGTTCGTCGAGGGGCTGGGCCTCACCTGGAACCCCCTGACCACCCAGATCGAAAGCCACGACTGGCAGGCCGAGCTGTACGCCGACGTCGCCCGCTTCAACCGGATCCTGCACAACGTCTGCACGGACATCTGGAGCTACATCTCCATCGGCTACTTCGCGCAGATCCCCGTCGCCGGCGCCACGGGCTCCTCCACCATGCCGCACAAGGTCAATCCCATCCGGTTCGAAAACGCCGAGGCCAACCTGGAGATCTCCTCCGGCCTGCTGGACGTCCTGGGCTCCACCCTGGTCACTTCCCGCTGGCAGCGCGACCTCACCGATTCCTCCAGCCAGCGCAACATCGGCGTCGCCTTTGGCCACTCCCTGCTGGCTATCTCGAACGTTGCCAAGGGCCTGGAGCGCCTGGACGTTGCCGAGGACGTGCTGGCCGGTGACCTGGACACCAACTGGGAGGTCCTGGGCGAGGCCATCCAGATGGTGATGCGCGCCGAGGCGATCGCCGGCGTCGAAGGCATGGAGAACCCGTACGAACGGCTGAAGGACCTCACCCGCGGCCACCGCGTGGACGCCGCCCGCATGCAGGAATTCGTGCAGGGCCTGGGCCTGTCCCCCGAAGCCGAGGCCCGGCTCCTGGCCCTGACGCCCGGCAAGTACACCGGCATCGCGGACCAGCTGGTGGACCACCTGAAGTAA
- a CDS encoding phage holin family protein — translation MGSFIPRVIVNAAALWVASWILPGMDIASTAASDAVARSGISQDTGTIGIVLAYLFIGLIFGVVNAFVRPLVRLLALPITILTLGLFAIVINAAMLYLTAWISSYTPVHLTIDSFFWTAVLAAIIISLVSMVAGILPGARR, via the coding sequence ATGGGTTCATTCATTCCTCGGGTCATCGTCAACGCCGCAGCTCTCTGGGTGGCCAGTTGGATCCTGCCGGGAATGGACATCGCAAGCACCGCAGCATCGGATGCGGTGGCAAGGTCCGGGATATCGCAGGATACCGGCACCATCGGGATTGTCCTGGCCTATCTCTTCATCGGCCTCATCTTCGGGGTGGTCAACGCCTTTGTGCGGCCACTGGTAAGGCTCCTGGCCCTGCCTATCACCATCCTGACACTTGGCCTTTTCGCCATCGTCATTAATGCCGCCATGCTCTACCTGACGGCCTGGATCAGCAGTTACACCCCCGTGCACCTCACCATTGACTCCTTCTTCTGGACTGCGGTGCTGGCTGCGATCATCATCTCCCTGGTCTCCATGGTGGCGGGCATCCTGCCAGGCGCCCGGCGCTGA
- a CDS encoding histidinol-phosphate transaminase — protein sequence MTSSETRAGGIAPRPVLDRLPRYAAGKPPAAVSGLASYKLSSNENPLPPIPAVLEAIARQDDFNRYPDPLSSKLRAALAGFLGVPAEDIVTGAGSLGALSQILAAFAGQNEDGKADEVIYAWRSFEAYPISVGLAGAESVRIPVLPDGRHDLEAMAAAVTVRTRIILLCTPNNPTGPALTAAETEAFIRSVPADVVVVIDEAYQEFVRAADAVDGIDLYRKYPNVVVLRTFSKAHGLAGLRVGYSVSHPELTQYLRIAATPFAVSQIAERAAIVSLENYGQVVERVQKLVDERARVTAGLRDLGWDIPDAQGNFVWLALGTESTAFAELAGTRALSVRAFPGEGVRVSIGEAEANARFLQLCADYTKAPASS from the coding sequence ATGACCTCATCTGAGACCAGGGCAGGCGGAATCGCGCCGCGCCCGGTGCTGGACCGGCTGCCCCGTTACGCCGCAGGAAAACCTCCCGCCGCCGTCAGCGGACTGGCCAGTTACAAGTTGTCATCCAACGAGAACCCGCTGCCGCCGATTCCTGCGGTGCTGGAGGCCATCGCCCGGCAGGATGACTTCAACCGGTACCCGGATCCGCTGAGCAGCAAGTTGCGGGCTGCGCTCGCCGGGTTCCTTGGCGTGCCGGCCGAGGACATTGTGACCGGTGCGGGAAGCCTGGGGGCCCTGAGCCAGATCCTCGCGGCCTTCGCCGGCCAGAATGAGGACGGCAAGGCCGATGAAGTGATTTATGCTTGGCGGTCCTTTGAGGCTTACCCCATCAGTGTCGGCCTTGCCGGTGCGGAAAGTGTGCGTATCCCCGTACTGCCGGACGGCCGGCATGACCTGGAAGCCATGGCGGCTGCAGTCACCGTCCGCACCAGGATCATCCTTCTCTGTACGCCGAACAACCCCACCGGCCCTGCCCTTACGGCAGCAGAAACCGAGGCCTTCATCCGGTCCGTCCCTGCCGATGTGGTGGTGGTGATCGACGAGGCCTACCAGGAGTTCGTCAGGGCGGCAGACGCCGTGGACGGGATTGACCTCTACCGGAAATACCCCAACGTCGTCGTGCTCCGGACGTTCTCCAAGGCGCACGGCCTGGCAGGGCTCCGCGTGGGCTACAGTGTGTCCCATCCCGAACTGACCCAGTACCTTCGCATCGCCGCAACCCCGTTTGCGGTGTCCCAAATTGCGGAGCGGGCGGCAATTGTTTCGCTCGAGAACTACGGCCAGGTTGTGGAAAGGGTACAAAAGCTTGTCGATGAGAGGGCACGCGTCACTGCCGGCCTGCGGGATCTCGGCTGGGATATCCCCGACGCGCAGGGCAACTTTGTGTGGCTCGCCCTTGGCACCGAAAGTACCGCGTTTGCGGAGCTGGCGGGGACACGCGCCCTCTCCGTGCGGGCGTTTCCCGGCGAAGGTGTGAGGGTAAGTATCGGGGAGGCCGAAGCCAACGCGCGTTTTCTCCAGTTGTGTGCCGACTATACAAAGGCACCAGCCAGTTCCTAG